In bacterium, the following are encoded in one genomic region:
- a CDS encoding FlgD immunoglobulin-like domain containing protein, whose protein sequence is MTIRILCLLCALCGGLALAQPYKCDWCVNGIGGGDMAGSSYKCGSTLGQTAAGQTTGTSYWALIGFWQPELQTGVREQAYSPSQGPFVTHLYSPFPTPAVRSVTIHYTLDAQRQTLLQVHDLTGRVVRTLCASSMKRGAYSITWSGTDDRGRSLANGIYFVRLAAGSYHSTEKLVLQR, encoded by the coding sequence ATGACAATCAGGATTCTCTGTCTCCTCTGTGCCCTCTGTGGTGGTCTGGCTCTCGCTCAGCCCTACAAGTGCGACTGGTGCGTGAACGGCATCGGCGGCGGGGACATGGCCGGGTCGAGCTACAAGTGCGGCTCGACCCTAGGCCAGACTGCGGCCGGGCAGACCACCGGGACATCCTACTGGGCGCTCATCGGCTTCTGGCAGCCGGAGCTGCAGACCGGCGTGCGCGAGCAGGCGTACTCGCCAAGTCAGGGCCCGTTCGTGACCCATCTCTACTCCCCATTCCCGACTCCCGCTGTCCGAAGCGTGACTATCCACTACACACTGGACGCTCAACGCCAGACGCTGTTGCAGGTGCATGACCTCACCGGCCGCGTGGTGCGGACGCTGTGTGCGTCGAGCATGAAGCGCGGCGCGTACAGCATCACGTGGAGCGGCACCGATGACCGGGGCCGGAGCCTTGCCAACGGCATCTACTTCGTCCGACTCGCAGCCGGCAGCTACCACTCGACCGAGAAGCTGGTGCTTCAGAGGTAG
- a CDS encoding YncE family protein — protein MRLSLLIVLTLCSATVGTLRAQWLEDSLPAGAGACALCYNSINNKVYCANSGDNTVTIIDGPANHVLATVPVGSGPRDLCYNSTNNKVYVVNYGDTTLSVIDGAGDSVITAVIVGNYPWAVCYNPTGNKVYCANSGSSSVSVINGANDHVVATDVVGMWPEVIGFNRTDNKVYCVSTSTDSAYVIDGASNNVIATIPVGGIPSGLCWNPHSDKVYCVNAGDNTVTVIGGGSNSVITTVATGYAPAALACDSADNKVYCANTGDTTVTVIDGASNNVPATIATVPGAVALCHNRINNKLYCADKSLGEVTIVDCATEQVLRTIHLNGESPAPCAFTWNPVQNRVYVADKEQGMVAVLRDSMPAGVEETMNDERGTPSPGPTIVRGVLFLPETSSRKPQATSLLDIEGRRLLDLNPGANDVGQLAPGVYFVKEAQAQDQAQAVRRVVIAR, from the coding sequence ATGAGACTGTCTCTGCTCATTGTCCTGACTCTGTGTTCAGCGACTGTCGGCACACTCCGGGCGCAGTGGCTTGAAGATTCGCTTCCGGCCGGAGCCGGGGCTTGCGCGCTCTGCTACAATTCGATCAACAACAAGGTCTACTGCGCCAACAGCGGCGACAACACGGTGACCATAATCGACGGCCCGGCCAACCACGTGCTCGCCACGGTGCCTGTCGGAAGCGGTCCTCGCGACCTCTGCTACAACTCGACCAACAACAAGGTCTACGTCGTGAACTACGGCGACACGACACTGAGCGTGATTGACGGCGCGGGCGACTCGGTGATTACCGCGGTGATTGTCGGGAACTATCCCTGGGCCGTTTGCTACAATCCGACCGGCAACAAGGTCTATTGCGCAAACTCCGGAAGCTCGTCCGTGAGCGTGATTAACGGCGCGAACGACCACGTGGTCGCTACCGACGTGGTGGGGATGTGGCCCGAAGTCATCGGCTTCAACCGGACCGACAACAAGGTATATTGCGTCAGCACCTCGACCGACAGCGCGTACGTGATTGACGGTGCGAGCAACAACGTCATCGCCACGATTCCCGTGGGCGGGATTCCCAGCGGGCTATGCTGGAACCCGCATAGCGACAAGGTCTATTGCGTGAACGCCGGTGACAATACGGTGACCGTGATTGGCGGCGGCAGCAACTCTGTGATCACCACGGTCGCCACGGGATATGCACCCGCGGCACTCGCCTGCGACTCGGCCGACAACAAGGTCTACTGCGCAAACACCGGCGACACCACGGTGACCGTGATTGACGGCGCGAGCAACAATGTGCCTGCTACGATTGCCACGGTGCCCGGGGCGGTCGCACTCTGCCACAACCGGATTAACAACAAGCTCTACTGCGCCGACAAATCCCTTGGCGAAGTGACCATTGTCGATTGCGCGACCGAACAGGTGCTTCGCACAATCCACCTCAACGGCGAATCCCCCGCTCCTTGCGCTTTCACTTGGAACCCGGTGCAGAACCGGGTCTATGTCGCCGACAAGGAACAAGGGATGGTCGCGGTCCTGCGGGACAGCATGCCGGCAGGAGTTGAGGAAACGATGAACGATGAGCGCGGAACGCCGAGTCCGGGCCCGACCATCGTTCGCGGAGTCCTGTTCCTGCCGGAAACCTCAAGCCGCAAGCCGCAGGCCACAAGCCTGCTCGACATTGAGGGTCGGAGGTTGCTGGATCTGAACCCGGGCGCGAATGACGTCGGTCAGCTCGCACCCGGTGTGTACTTTGTGAAAGAGGCCCAAGCGCAGGATCAAGCACAAGCCGTGCGCAGAGTCGTAATAGCGAGGTAA